A segment of the Candidatus Schekmanbacteria bacterium genome:
AAGCAATAGAAATATGAAATCTTTTATTTTATGTCTTCCCAAAATTTAACAATATGCTTTTTCTCATCAGCTGTTTTGAATAATATGATGATCCCATATTTCCCTCTATCACTTATTCTTAAATCACAACCATAATGCTTCATCATATCATTCCACTTTACCCATAATTCTTGAGATGTTTTATCAGGTGCAATTGCTTTTAATTTCACAACTGCATCTTTTATTTCCTTCTTACTCTTGGAATCGCTAATCTTGAGAGAAAGATGATGCGACGCTTTCATATCCATTTCCATCTTGCTTATATCCATCTTCATCTTTTGCATCATCTGATGATGCTCCATCATAGTCATCAAATTGTATTCAACTGTATATCCATCGACTTCGATTTTTTTCATTGCAGGCATATTTATTTTCATATCCTTCTTCATATCCATCTTCATCGGCTTTTCAGCAAAAGACACCCCCGCAAACAGCGCAAATAATACCAAGGCTAAAAATATTCTTTTCATAATCAATTCTCCTTTTTTTAATCTTGAACAAAATCTATTTTCTTTTCTGCTCTTTTAATTTTCCATCCTTTCACTATTTCATATATTACAGGAATTACTATGAGGGTAAGAATAGTAGATGAAATCATACCGCCTACCATTGGTGCCGCAATGCGCTTCATAACCTGCGAACCTGCTCCATGACCCCATAAAATAGGCAGAAGTCCTGCCATAATGGCAGTTACTGTCATCATTTTGGGGCGTACTCTATCTACAGCGCCTATTATGATTGCATCGTAAAGGTCTTTCATTCCCATTTTTCCCTTCTCTTCCAGAATTTCTTTATAGGCATGGTCAAGGTAGATAATCATCACGACTCCGGTTTCTGCTGCAACTCCTGCAAGTGCAATGAAGCCTACACCTACGGCAACAGACATATTGTAGTTAAGAAAATACATCAGCCATATGCCTCCTGTTATTGCGAAAGGAAGTGAAAGCATAACGATGATAGCTTCAGTAACATTACCGAAATTTAGATAAAGAAGGAGAAAAATTATCGCAAGGGTTACAGGAATGACGATTTTCAACCTTTCTTTTGCCCTCTGCATATATTCATATTGTCCGCTCCATACGATATGGTAACCTGCAGGAAATTTTATATTTTCTGCAACCGCCTTCTGCGCTCTTTGGACATATGTCCCCACATCTATATCTTTAATATCGATATAAATCCAAGCATTAAGACGGGCATTTTCACTCTTGATGCTTGGAGGACCCTTCTTGATGCTGATATCTGCAACTTGTGTTATTGGAATTTGCTCTCCGCGCGGCGTAGGAATAAGAACTCTTTTCAATGATTCAATATCGCTTCGCAATTCTCGTCCATACCGTAGATTGACAGGATATCTTTCTAATCCTTCAACAGTTGTTGTAACATTCATTCCGCCAATAGCTGACAATATTATATCCTGCACATCACCGACAGTGAGTCCATATCTTGCCGCTTCTCTCCTTTTTATTTCAAAGTCAAAATAATTTCCTCCTACAACCCTTTCCGAATATACACTCAAAGTCCCTGGTACATTTCTTATTACAGCTTCGATTTCTTCTCCTATCTTTTGCAATGTATTAAGGTCATTGCCTACAACTTTGATTCCAACAGGTGTTTTTATTCCTGTACTCAACATATCAACCCTTGTCTTGATTGGCATTGTCCACGCATTGGTCACCCCCGGAAATTTTATAGCTTTGTCCATCTCATCGATCAGTTTTTCAGGAGTCATTCCGGGACGCCACTCCGATTCCGGTTTTAGCATTATAGTCGTTTCAATCATACTAAGAGGCGCAGGGTCAGTAGCGGTTTCTGCTCTTCCGATTTTTCCGAATACATGATGCACCTCAGGAAAGCTTTTGATTATCTTGTCTGTCTGCTGAAGTATCTCACGCGCTTTTGTTATCGAAATTCCCGGCAGTGTCGTCGGCATATAGAGGAGGTCGCCTTCATATAAAGGAGGCATAAATTCAGACCCAATTTTTTTTAGCGGGAAGAATGTTACAATGAGAATTAAAATTGCCAGAAATATAGTAGTCTTCTTGAAGCGAAGAACAACTTTAATAACAGGTTTATAAATCCAAATCAGGAATCGGTTAAGAGGATTTTTAGCTTCCGGCATTATTTTCCCTCTTATGAGAAATCCCATCAGTACAGGCACAATCGTTATAGCCAATAAAGCAGCAGCCGCCATAGAGTAAGTTTTTGTAAAAGCGAGGGGCTTGAATAGTCTCCCCTCTTGTGCCTGAAGGGTGAAAACAGGAAGAAATGAAAGTGTTATGATAAGGAGTGAATAAAAGAGTGCAGGCCCCACTTCCTTAGATGAATCAGATATAATTTGCCAATGGTCTTTTTTGCCTTTGTCTCGTTCAATATGCTTATGGGCATTTTCAATCATAACTATGGCTGCATCTACCATTGCACCAATTGCTATTGCGATACCTCCAAGAGACATAATATTTGCATTTATTCCTTGATAATACATTACTATGAATGCAATCAATATTCCCACGGGAAGAGTGAAAATAGCTACGAAAGCACTTCTTAGGTGAAGTAGAAAGACTATACATACAAGAGCAACTATCAAACTTTCCTCTATGAGTTTTTCCTTTAAGAAATCAATTGCGCGTCTAATAAGGGCAGACCTATCATAAGCAACTTTAATTTCAACGCCAGGGGGCAACCCTACTTTTATCTCATCGATTTTCTTTTTAACCCTGTCAATGACGGCAAGAGCATTTTCTCCATATCTCATTACGACTATTCCACCTACAACCTCCCCTATTCCGTTTTTCTCAGCAATGCCGCGCCTCAATTCCGGACCCAAATTCACTTCAGCTATATCCTTTATAAGTATAGGAGTCCCCCATTTATCTACGCCAACAGCGATATTTTCAATGTCTTCGACAGATTTGATATAACCAAGTCCCCTGACCATAAATTCTGTTTCTGCCATTTCGATAACTCTTCCGCCTACATCATTGTTGCTTCTTTGAATAGCTTTTTTAACTTTGCTGAGAGGAATGTTGTAGGCAAGTAGTTTGTTGGGATCTACAGTAACCTGATACTGCTTTACAAATCCACCGATGCTTGCAACTTCTGAAACTCCCGGCACACTTGCAAGTTCATATCTTATATACCAATCCTGTATGCTCCTAAGTTCGCTCAAGTCATAGCCTTCACCTTCTACAGTATATTCAAAAGCCCAACCAACTCCTGTTGCATCGGGGCCTAGAGTAGGAGTTACACCTTCTGGGAGTTTTGATGAAACGAAACTGAGATATTCGAGAACTCTGCTTCTTGCCCAATACATATCAGTGCCGTCTTCAAAAATGATGTAAACAAAGGAATAGCCGAAGAATGAATACCCTCTGACAACTTTTGCAAATGGCACAGACAACATAGTCGTTGTCAAAGGATATGTAACTTGGTCTTCAACAACTTGCGGGGCTTGTCCGGGATATTCAGTATAGATTATTACCTGCACATCACTCAAATCAGGTATGGCATCGAGTGGAGTATTGAGCATTGCATAAATGCCCCAACCGATAAAAAATAGAGTTGCAAGAATGATCAAGAGTTTATTTCTAATCGATGCTTCTATTATCTTTTCTAACATTTTTTGCCTCTCAAATTTATTAGCAGTTTATTCCATATTCATTTCATTCATATCCATATCTTCATCATCCATTGTCATATCTGACATATCCATATCACTGTGCTCTATATCCATTCTATTGTCCTTCTTGGTTTCAAGCATCTTTTGAATTGCCTCCTGAAGATTGCTTTCTGAATCAATAAGAAAGTGAGATGATGTAACAATCTCTTCGCCTTCCTTCACTCCTTCCGCAATTTCGATGTATCCATCAGCTGCTTCGACACCTAATGTGACTTCTCTCGGCTCGAATAATCCATTTCCCTTATTGAGTACTACTATATTTCTCTTTCCTGACCTGATAACTGCGTATGAGGGCACTACTACCCCTTCCCTGCCAAGGTCAGATTCTATTACAACATCTGCGTACATACCGGGCTTCAATTCCCATTGCGGATTTGGAAACTCAAGACGCACCTTTACTGTCCTCGTCTTCTCTTCCAGATAGGGATAGATATAGGTTACTCTTCCAGTAAATTTCTTTCCCGGAAGATAACTTAAAGTCATAGTTGCCTTTTGTCCTTTTTTAATGAATGGAAGTTCGTACTCGTAAATGTCTGCATAAACCCACACAGTTGAAATATCTGCAAGGCGGTAGAGACTCATCCCGTTTTTAACATACATCCCCTCCAGCGCCATTTTATCTATTACAATGCCCCGGGAAAGGGCGTTAATGACCATTCGCTTTTGAACTTGTCCGGTCTGCTCAAGTTCTTTTATCTGCGCATCGCTGATATCCCATAATTCGAGCCGTTTCCTAGTCGAAGCAAGCAACGATTCAGCACCTTTAGCTATTTCCGAAAAAGGGTTGTTTTGAAGGTTTTTTTTGTATTTTAAAGCAAGAAGATATTCTTCTTGGGTAGATACCAATTCAGGACTGTATATCTCGATTAAAGGTTGTCCCTTTTTTACTTCTTGGCCTGTAAAATCAACATAGAGTTTTTCAATCCAGCCTTCAATCTTTGTTGTGACATCAGTAATTTTTCTTTCATCATAGTCAACTCTGCCTATTGTGCGTATTTCCTTTCTGAGTCTAATTTTCTTTGCTCTTTCCGTTTTCACACCTATGTTTTGAACAGTCACAGGGTCGATTTTGATTCCAGCAGCTTCAGGCTCTTCTCCTTCATAAACAGGTATTAAATCCATCCCCATAGGTGATTTTCCGGGCTTATCGGAAATGTATGTTGGGTCCATAGGGGCGCGCCAATATAGAATCTTTCTTTTGCCCTTCCCCTCGTCTTCTTTCGCCTCAGTTGTTTTGACTGTCCCCTCTTTCTTATCTGATGTTGCAGTCTGTATATTGCTCTTGAAGAGCTTGTCTTTGTAGATAATTCCGACTGCAATCAAAGAAATGATGATTAGTGCAGTTATTATAATTCCAAAAATATTTCCTCTTTTTGACATTTTTAAACCTCTCTCTTTATTTTTTGCTGTTAAAACAATCTTTCACCCACTACTCTTTCGATCTTTGCAAGGGTTTTCTCATAGTCGCTTAGCACCTTGTAGTATTCATTCTCATACTTGAAAAGAGTGATCCAATTTTGAAGCATTGTTAGAAAATCTACCTTGTCAACTTGATATCCAGATATGGAGGAATCAAGTGATTGTTTAGCTTGTGGTAGAATTCCATCTTCATACAATTTTATAAGTTTTTCCCCCTTTTGCTCATCTGCCACTAAACTTTTTAACTGGTAATAGATTTCGTTTTTCAGAGACTCGAATCTTTCCTCAGCAAAGCTTTTCTGAGCTATTGTCTGCGCAACCTTTTTATCCTGCTTTGTCCTAAAATAGAGAGGAATGTTTATAGTAACAAATCCGGATACGAAATCAGGGCGGTCGATGGCTATCCCTTTTTTATTTCTTCCTCCTTCCCTTTGTCCATATGAAAGTCCTATGTTGAAGTCAGGATAATATTCCTTCTTTGCCAATTTGTATGAGGCTTCAGCGCTCTCTATTAGC
Coding sequences within it:
- a CDS encoding efflux RND transporter periplasmic adaptor subunit: MSKRGNIFGIIITALIIISLIAVGIIYKDKLFKSNIQTATSDKKEGTVKTTEAKEDEGKGKRKILYWRAPMDPTYISDKPGKSPMGMDLIPVYEGEEPEAAGIKIDPVTVQNIGVKTERAKKIRLRKEIRTIGRVDYDERKITDVTTKIEGWIEKLYVDFTGQEVKKGQPLIEIYSPELVSTQEEYLLALKYKKNLQNNPFSEIAKGAESLLASTRKRLELWDISDAQIKELEQTGQVQKRMVINALSRGIVIDKMALEGMYVKNGMSLYRLADISTVWVYADIYEYELPFIKKGQKATMTLSYLPGKKFTGRVTYIYPYLEEKTRTVKVRLEFPNPQWELKPGMYADVVIESDLGREGVVVPSYAVIRSGKRNIVVLNKGNGLFEPREVTLGVEAADGYIEIAEGVKEGEEIVTSSHFLIDSESNLQEAIQKMLETKKDNRMDIEHSDMDMSDMTMDDEDMDMNEMNME
- a CDS encoding efflux RND transporter permease subunit; the protein is MLEKIIEASIRNKLLIILATLFFIGWGIYAMLNTPLDAIPDLSDVQVIIYTEYPGQAPQVVEDQVTYPLTTTMLSVPFAKVVRGYSFFGYSFVYIIFEDGTDMYWARSRVLEYLSFVSSKLPEGVTPTLGPDATGVGWAFEYTVEGEGYDLSELRSIQDWYIRYELASVPGVSEVASIGGFVKQYQVTVDPNKLLAYNIPLSKVKKAIQRSNNDVGGRVIEMAETEFMVRGLGYIKSVEDIENIAVGVDKWGTPILIKDIAEVNLGPELRRGIAEKNGIGEVVGGIVVMRYGENALAVIDRVKKKIDEIKVGLPPGVEIKVAYDRSALIRRAIDFLKEKLIEESLIVALVCIVFLLHLRSAFVAIFTLPVGILIAFIVMYYQGINANIMSLGGIAIAIGAMVDAAIVMIENAHKHIERDKGKKDHWQIISDSSKEVGPALFYSLLIITLSFLPVFTLQAQEGRLFKPLAFTKTYSMAAAALLAITIVPVLMGFLIRGKIMPEAKNPLNRFLIWIYKPVIKVVLRFKKTTIFLAILILIVTFFPLKKIGSEFMPPLYEGDLLYMPTTLPGISITKAREILQQTDKIIKSFPEVHHVFGKIGRAETATDPAPLSMIETTIMLKPESEWRPGMTPEKLIDEMDKAIKFPGVTNAWTMPIKTRVDMLSTGIKTPVGIKVVGNDLNTLQKIGEEIEAVIRNVPGTLSVYSERVVGGNYFDFEIKRREAARYGLTVGDVQDIILSAIGGMNVTTTVEGLERYPVNLRYGRELRSDIESLKRVLIPTPRGEQIPITQVADISIKKGPPSIKSENARLNAWIYIDIKDIDVGTYVQRAQKAVAENIKFPAGYHIVWSGQYEYMQRAKERLKIVIPVTLAIIFLLLYLNFGNVTEAIIVMLSLPFAITGGIWLMYFLNYNMSVAVGVGFIALAGVAAETGVVMIIYLDHAYKEILEEKGKMGMKDLYDAIIIGAVDRVRPKMMTVTAIMAGLLPILWGHGAGSQVMKRIAAPMVGGMISSTILTLIVIPVIYEIVKGWKIKRAEKKIDFVQD